One part of the Phoenix dactylifera cultivar Barhee BC4 chromosome 4, palm_55x_up_171113_PBpolish2nd_filt_p, whole genome shotgun sequence genome encodes these proteins:
- the LOC103714539 gene encoding PLASMODESMATA CALLOSE-BINDING PROTEIN 3-like — translation MAALVIMVLMLAVIGGSDAAWCVCRSDQASPALQKALDYACGAGADCTPIQQNGACYNPNTVLAHCSYAANSYYQRKGQAQQACDFSGTASLTSSDPSSSGCTYPASASSAGTSTAPTTATTPSTATPGTTTPSTATPGTTTPSTTTPGTTTGATPTTFSPPTTTGTGGVLGGLGPSGNSISTDGSAGGFPSKAGTSSLLLTIIFSGMVLLRI, via the exons ATGCTGCTTGGTGTGTTTGCAGATCTGACCAGGCCAGCCCTGCTCTCCAGAAGGCATTGGACTATGCTTGTGGAGCTGGGGCTGACTGCACTCCTATTCAGCAAAATGGGGCTTGCTACAATCCTAACACTGTTCTTGCCCATTGCTCATATGCTGCCAACAGCTACTACCAGAGAAAGGGGCAGGCACAGCAGGCTTGTGACTTTTCCGGCACTGCCTCTCTCACTTCATCAGACCCAA GTTCCTCTGGTTGCACATACCCTGCAAGTGCCAG CTCTGCAGGCACAAGTACTGCACCTACCACCGCCACCACCCCAAGCACCGCCACCCCAGGAACCACCACCCCAAGCACCGCCACCCCAGGAACCACCACCCCAAGCACCACCACCCCAGGAACCACCACCGGCGCCACACCCACCACCTTCAGCCCGCCCACCACCACCGGGACAGGAGGAGTTTTGGGAGGGCTGGGCCCCTCGGGAAACAGCATATCTACTGATGGTAGCGCCGGTGGGTTCCCCTCAAAGGCTGGGACGAGCTCTCTCCTCCTTACCATCATATTCTCAGGCATGGTTTTGTTGAGGATTTGA